The Clostridium aceticum genomic interval AATAAGTTAATTATCACATCCGCTACGGCAGGAGCAAAAGAGCTGTTGAAAATTAAAACAGCTCTTATATTGTGCAACAATTTATTTAAAATAACAACTGTGGTAGAATGAACTAAGCTGTTGTTACCAATAATAATGAAAACAATTAAAAACAAGAGAGGAAATCAATATGAGAAAAAACTTTTTTAACCTTGGAATCGATATGGAATTAGAGAATTTATTAAATAAAAATGGTATTGTTGAACCAACTCCTATACAGTCACAGACTATTCCACCACTTTTGACAGGTAAGGATGTGATCGCTCAAGCCCAAACAGGCACTGGAAAAACCCTAGCCTTCATGCTGCCTATCATGCAAAATATTGACACAAAAACGTCTTCTATACAGGCTTTAATCATGACGCCTACCAGAGAATTAGCACTTCAGATCACAAACGAAGCTAAAAAATTGATCTCAGCTAAGGGGATCAATGTATTAGCAGCCTATGGTGGACAAGATGTGGAAAAACAGATTCGGAGACTAAAAAAGGATGTACATATGGTAATTGGTACGCCGGGAAGACTTTTAGACCATCTTAGAAGAAGAACCATCGATTTTCGTCAATTAAAGATGTTGGTGTTGGATGAGGCTGACCAGATGCTTCATATGGGATTTTTACAAGAAGTAGAAGAAATCATACACCAAACCTCAAAAAACCGTCAAACCATGCTGTTTTCTGCCACTATGCCAAAGGAAATACATAATTTAGCTGCCCAATACATGAATAAACCTGTTCATATACGGGTGAAGAGTGAAAAAATAACCTTAGATGAGATCAAACAACTTGTTATTGAAACCACCGATAGACGTAAACAAGATGCATTGTTTGAAGCTCTTGGTAAGCATAATCCCT includes:
- a CDS encoding DEAD/DEAH box helicase: MRKNFFNLGIDMELENLLNKNGIVEPTPIQSQTIPPLLTGKDVIAQAQTGTGKTLAFMLPIMQNIDTKTSSIQALIMTPTRELALQITNEAKKLISAKGINVLAAYGGQDVEKQIRRLKKDVHMVIGTPGRLLDHLRRRTIDFRQLKMLVLDEADQMLHMGFLQEVEEIIHQTSKNRQTMLFSATMPKEIHNLAAQYMNKPVHIRVKSEKITLDEIKQLVIETTDRRKQDALFEALGKHNPFLAIIFCRTKRRASALNEALIQGGYASDELHGDLSQAKREKVMKAFRKAEIQLLVATDVAARGLDIEGVTHIFNYDIAQDAEAYIHRIGRTGRAGQRGMAITFVTPKDQHNLSIIEKGIDMKIQRQKSDEEKQERNRKDTRDTRDTRDTRDTKDAREGKHKKSNDFRDKNYSKDKKFGKGKGTDSKKSFKNNRGDENRSSFKEKPKSGGKPAGKDSRSRNKNTRKSSRY